The Hirundo rustica isolate bHirRus1 chromosome Z, bHirRus1.pri.v3, whole genome shotgun sequence genome contains the following window.
GCATCTCTGGCTGCCAACACTTTCACTATCACCGGCCATGCTGAGACAAAGCAACTGACAGAAATGCTGCCCAGCATCCTAAACCAGCTCGGAGCTGACAGTCTCACCAGCCTCAGGAGATTGGCAGAAGCCCTCCCCAAGCAATGTAGGTTGAAACTTGAATGAGTTTCCTGCTGGCATGAGGCTTATTTCTGTGGCAGTGGTCACATTCTGTGCACTCTCTCTGTCTGCAAGCATGTTCTAAAATGCTtataaagaaatcaaaactctttaaaatcaattttatttctaGCTCAAATCCAGTGGCAGGGATGACTCAGTAAAGCAAAGTCCCAATTAGTGTGTCTTTTACCGGGGTTAGCCCTGGAAAACCGTAGGCAGACTTGATTTTCTGGTAGTTTTCTTCTTGATGTGGCTGCCATATTTTGACATATCTGGTTCATTAAAGTTGGGTTCATTAATTACTCTGTGTTAGGTTTTAAAGAAAGATAAGCTTGAGTATATCTCTTTTGACACTTTGAATGGAAACATAAGTAATGGGGAAAGGAACATGACCAGATAGCTTGCAATTGCTTTTCTCCCTCACAGGTGTGGTGAAGGTATTTCTCCACGGGCTTTTTCATAACTAGGAAGGAATTACGGGGTATTTATAGGTACATTGTAATTTCAGTATGTGTAGAGCAATGTAGAGAGCAGGGGTGATATGAGCATTAATCTAGATACAGCAACTTCCTATTCCATacttaaaatagtaaaaaagcaggaaagttTGTTCCTtctgggaaacagggaaaactAGAGGAGGAGTATGTAGTATTTGAAAAAGATGCTGCTGCTACAGGATAAGAATTCGGAGTGAAAGACTTGTTGACACTGGGAACATTCCTTGTGTCCTGTGTGTACAGTCTTCCTAGTTTCTGAAATATCTTTAGTCCATTCCTTTAAAGATACAGAACAGCctaaacatggaaaaaaattagataataATTGTGTCCAGTTTTTGGCAGTTCTAACTTGAttgatattttgtttttactttgtcTGCTTTGTTGCCAGCAAAGCGGCCTCTGTATATATTCCTAAAATTAATGGTACCCTCCTGTCAATTTACcaatgaagaaaattttgctAGAAGTAGTCTTCAAGATGTGGGGTGAAGTATTTTTTATCACAATCCTCAAATCCTTTCTTCTAATGTCACCTGTATGACTTTCTCATGATAGTAGTAactcttgggggaaaaaaaagtacttgaAGGATTTAGAATGATAGCTGAGGTTCTGTCTTCTGATAACAATGCAAATCTAATTATAAGAAGTTATATTCTAAGCTGAATTGTGGAGTTTTGGGAAGAGGGAAGCTTGTTTGAAGTGATTACTTTTTATGTTCTAGTAAATGGCTGTTTCTTTCCACTAAGAGTGGATGCCAGACTAGTTACACAGAACTTCCTATTCAGCATTGTCAATTGGCCTAACATCAATGAGTGAAGCATCTGTGATGATTGCAGATGCTAAAGTAAACTTGGACAGGTCTTGGGGATGAGGGAGAATGCAGGTAATTTAGGACGAAATAACATGGTTTGCTTTTCAaatgttgtttttaatattaCAATGCACCTAAGCTTTAACAGCTTTCTGCTGcttaaaaagcaaatgaaggTTAGTGATGTCCTTGTCCCAAGCCCTTTCAAAACAAAGTTTATTCATCAGTTCTGCTTCTCTAGAAATTAATGTACAGGTCTAGTAAGAACCCATCTTTTTCCTCACACTTTTCTTAAAAACTGAGAGGGATTAATTAGAATAAAGCTGAGGCAGTGGAGTAAGAGACCTCTTGACAGTACAGCTAAGAACAGTTGTAGGCACCCAGACACTTGAGATACCTATCCTCAGCATTTTGcttctgcccagcagcaggtgCTCACTGGTCTGCTGCAGTGATGATGGTTAATTCTCACTACCTCTGTTAGCTGCAGTGGGAATGGTTAAAGAAATTACTGCATCAGAATCATGTGGACCAGAACACTTGGTCATCTCAACCACCTAAGGAGTGTAAAATTGTACATCCAGTTCCATATTCCTCTGGCTTTGCCAGGGAGCATAGTACCTTTTAAGTACTTCTTCTAGCTGCGTGTCTGTCGGCAACTTCACAATTACAACTCAGCTTTCTTTGGATGTCTAGGGTAATAAgatcctttttatttcttaaaacttGGTCttgtaaaatatgtaaatttaaGAGTCATTTGGTAGTCCATGATCTGACCTACTTTTAGGAAAAACTAGTAAAATGAATCTCCATTTGTATTTGGAAATTATTGGCATGCAGGGCACTTAGTATTCCTAGATGCAAGATGTCTAATTTCACAACTGGGCTCTTTGAGCACTATCAGTGACAAAGGGAGTGTGAACTTCCTACATTAgacaaagatttttatttacagaactGGAAAAGCATTGCAGCTTAGCCCAGAATCGTtgataatgttttaaaaaacacaaagctAAACTGTAAATCAAAATGTCTGTGGTGAGCTTGAATGAAGCTTTTGAACTACTTGCTCTTGCAGCTGTGGACGGAAAAGCACCACTTGCTACTGGTgaagaagatgatgatgaaGTTCCAGGTAAGAACAAATAAGCAgtggaggaaaaggaagtggATTTTGCTAAGAAATCTTACACATAGCATATGATCAGACCAGGGATAATAAGTGTGTTGTCCAGTCACTTGCTGTCCCAGAATTTCTATGGGCAGATTATTTCATAATTTCAGATACCATGAGAGACTTCAAAGTCTGAGCTAGCATTTTGGTCCTGTGCTGAAGTGATAGCTACGACTAAGATCATTATTTAATATTCCATAAAAAACTACCTTGTTAGGAATCACTGCCCAGTTGTTACAGTGAAGTTAAATGCTTTTAGAATTGTACTTTTTAATGAACCATCCAAAATTTCCTTGGTTGGGCAAGGAGGGTGAACCTTGAaggctttaaaaattatttgctccGTATTTTACAAGTTGAAAGTTTTTGTGGTGTGAAAACTTGATGTGAAGTAggacttaggaaaaaaaaatcaaaaccaaaatgtttgGCAAAGAGGAAGTGGGTCAAACTTTAATTCCAACAATCTTTTTCTAGATCTCGTTGAAAACTTCGATGAAGCTTCGAAGAATGAGGCAAACTGAACTGTCACCtcccaaataaaattaaaacttgaaaaagcTTCATGGAGCTGCTATTTTATATTGTGACTGccttgattttctttccttatgaTCTCAAGATCTGTGATACTTGGAAACTCCTTGATTCTACAGCTCCTTAGTTACTGCTTGTACACAATATTATTTTTGTGGCCTGACTGAAAAAACCTATGCTTTTAAATAAGTCAGATTGCTAACGAATTTCTGCCTA
Protein-coding sequences here:
- the BTF3 gene encoding transcription factor BTF3, translated to MKETIMNQEKLAKLQAQVRIGGKGTARRKKKVVHRTATADDKKLQFSLKKLGVNNISGIEEVNMFTNQGTVIHFNNPKVQASLAANTFTITGHAETKQLTEMLPSILNQLGADSLTSLRRLAEALPKQSVDGKAPLATGEEDDDEVPDLVENFDEASKNEAN